GGGCCTCACCGGACGGATGAGCAATCCCGCCTCACCCAGATCGAACACGTTCACTGGCCCACCATTGGCCAGCCCGACCCGCTCACACCAATCCTGCGGGAAAACCGACTGCCGTTTCGATGATAGAGTCATGGTCGTCGCTTTCATGCGGTAAAAGTCTCTTACCACTGATTCCCAGTCAAGTCGCCTCAGCCCGGCCGCCGCCCACAAACCGCCGCTCGCGATGCCACCCGAAATAGTTCGGACTCGGCCGCAGCTTCGTCCCCGGCGCGAAGAACAACGGGCGACCCTGCGCTGCTCACGAGCAAAGGTCTGAACGGAAACTTGAATCCCCGCCGACCGAAGAAAGAATTCACGCCGCGCGTCTGATAAATCTTTCGGAGTTGCCTTTACGTGTGGAACGAGGATTGCACTCAATGACGTATGCCAGCGTCCGGCGGCCGATTCGTGGTGTAAGAGCACCTTGCACGAACGCACCATTTTGATTTCCGGCTGGAAAGGGAGGGCATCCTTCGGTTGTGGGCTCTGTCCAAAGGCCTGCCCGACAAAACGGGTGTCGGCCGGCTCGCAGCCCAGGAGAAACCGGGAGCTTTTGAAAGCTGCCGCATCGCACCCTTCTGTTGCTGCCGGCGTGGTGTTCGCTGTAGTGAGCCCCAAATCTCCGTCCCTCGAAACAGGTCCAGCAGGCCCAGCCACAAACTTGCCATCGGGTATTCGCGTGCGGTACACTGGCGGCATGGCTGAACTGACGTTGCAGTATCCGGATGACCTGCTCGTGGCGAGCGGCAAGGATCGAAGCGAAGTCGAGCGAGAACTTAAGTTCCAACTTGCGGTTCGCCTCTTCGAGGTCGGGCGGCTTTCATTGGGCAAGGCCGCCGAACTCGCGGGCTGGAATCGGCTTCTCTTCGCCGACGAACTCGGCCGGTTGAAGATCCCGGTCGTGAACTTGGACGACTCAGAAATCCAGGCGGAACTGCGTGCCATCCGAGGAAATCATCATCGCGGATAGCAGTCCCCTCATTGGACTTGGGCGCATCGGACAACTTGGCCTTTTGCCACTGATTGCCAGACACGTTGTCGTGCCTCGCGCTGTTTACGCCGAGGTGACGACTTCGCGGACGAACGCTCCAGGCGCCTCCGAAGTGCTTGCGCAACCATGGATTGAGGTGCGGGACGCCGACCCGGCAATCGTGGCTCCGCTCCTGATACTTGTTGGGAAAGGAGAAGCAGAGGC
This sequence is a window from Verrucomicrobiota bacterium. Protein-coding genes within it:
- a CDS encoding UPF0175 family protein — translated: MAELTLQYPDDLLVASGKDRSEVERELKFQLAVRLFEVGRLSLGKAAELAGWNRLLFADELGRLKIPVVNLDDSEIQAELRAIRGNHHRG